From Streptomyces sp. NBC_00683, one genomic window encodes:
- a CDS encoding DUF6411 family protein — protein MIIVGIVAVCVVLAVLAFFVPRLSRHPERGTQRTLGLGSRAGSKAPGVLGRAFSKPFRSSSKAVGRSGSAGRRARWRMPF, from the coding sequence ATGATCATCGTCGGAATAGTCGCCGTCTGTGTCGTCCTGGCCGTACTCGCGTTCTTCGTCCCCAGGCTCTCCCGCCATCCCGAGCGGGGAACCCAGCGCACGCTGGGGCTGGGTTCCCGTGCGGGCAGCAAGGCGCCCGGAGTCCTGGGCCGCGCCTTCAGCAAGCCCTTCCGCAGCAGCTCGAAGGCCGTCGGGCGCAGTGGTTCGGCCGGTCGTCGCGCCCGCTGGCGCATGCCGTTCTGA